One Dioscorea cayenensis subsp. rotundata cultivar TDr96_F1 unplaced genomic scaffold, TDr96_F1_v2_PseudoChromosome.rev07_lg8_w22 25.fasta BLBR01002090.1, whole genome shotgun sequence genomic window carries:
- the LOC120257424 gene encoding uncharacterized protein LOC120257424 has translation LNAGITVHILLDLSDVCAIVHYGIAGCANDSLSFGDVIVPKFTLRIPAMVFRGVSDLAGGEEAKWSSTSLNTLACENALKVTVEFIVAIGRIVRRPLQRLLPEKVLDEMIKLINDPLTIMNNQNKAFALIEAWGEFGLEPALLLSLRTVQGSVEKKSLLENWQDLTPSLGKKMT, from the exons tTGAATGCAGGAATCACTGTACATATACTTTTAGACTTGTCTGATGTTTGTGCCATTGTTCACTATGGAATAGCAGGGTGTGCTAATGATTCATTATCTTTTGGTGATGTTATTGTGCCGAAGTTTAcattaa GGATTCCAGCGATGGTGTTCAGAGGAGTATCAGATTTGGCAGGAGGTGAAGAAGCGAAGTGGTCATCGACAAGCCTGAACACTTTGGCATGTGAAAATGCTCTCAAAGTAACAGTGGAGTTTATTGTAGCAATTGGCAG AATTGTGAGAAGGCCTTTGCAGAGATTGCTTCCTGAGAAGGTCCTTGATGAGATGATTAAACTGATCAATGATCCTCTGACTATAATGAATAATCAGAATAAGGCTTTTGCTCTTATTGAAGCATGGGGAGAGTTTGGATTAGAGCCTGCATTGCTGTTGAGCCTAAGGACTGTCCAAGGGTCAGTAGAGAAGAAGTCCTTGTTAGAAAACTGGCAGGATCTCACTCCAAGTCTAGGGAAGAAGATGACATGA